A region of Aquila chrysaetos chrysaetos chromosome 13, bAquChr1.4, whole genome shotgun sequence DNA encodes the following proteins:
- the LOC115350484 gene encoding circumsporozoite protein-like isoform X1: MGLGGPARGRAAGGGEGASSGEAAAPRGALLGSSGRPSARPRQLLRSAAPCHCPAGPAGQGTAPHRGETLLPARPSGQGKRNRARLGWAPPRESCRDPAPGRRPGAAGRARGGLRSRPAELGASRVSGLAEAGGEALRRQTLPHPLPHPGPSAPCGGVCAPQVTRARCSGNTGVCVRERKHVTPAARCVSSAGKTTSPEKEAKLAIKHSPLTPECEARSSYQRTLLLVIQVNNS, encoded by the exons ATGGGGCTCGGCGGCCCcgcgcgggggcgggcggcgggggggggggaaggagcgTCCTCAGGTGAGGCGGCGGCGCCCCGGGGAGCGCTCCTCGGGAGCAGCGGTCGCCCGTCCGCCCGCCCGCGGCAGCTCCTTCGCTCAGCGGCCCCGTGCCATTGTCctgcggggccggcggggcaggGCACGGCACCGCACCGCGGCGAGACCCTGCTCCCGGCCCGCCCCTCGGGCCAGGGGAAGCGGAACCGGGCCCGCCTCGGGTGGGCCCCGCCTAGGGAGTCGTGCCGTGACCCGGCGCCCGGGAGACGCCCCggagcggcggggagggcgAGGGGCGGGCTGCGCTCCCGGCCGGCGGAGCTCGGCGCTTCGCGGGTCTCCGGGCTGGCCGAGGCCGGTGGCGAAGCCCTCCGCCGGCAGACCCTTCCCCACCCTCTCCCTCACCCCGGCCCCTCCGCTCCCTGCGGCGGGGTCTGTGCCCCCCAAGTGACCCGCGCTCGGTGCAGTGGTAACACTGGAGTCTGCGTGCGGGAAAGAAAACACGTAACCCCCGCAGCCCGCTGCGTGAGCTCGGCAG gcaaaacaacatcaccagaaaaggaagcaaaacttGCTATCAAACACAGTCCTTTGACTCCTGAATGTGAAGCTCGGTCTTCCTACCAGCGTACCCTGCTCCTTGTTATACAAGTAAACAATTCATAG
- the LOC115350484 gene encoding circumsporozoite protein-like isoform X2, whose translation MGLGGPARGRAAGGGEGASSGEAAAPRGALLGSSGRPSARPRQLLRSAAPCHCPAGPAGQGTAPHRGETLLPARPSGQGKRNRARLGWAPPRESCRDPAPGRRPGAAGRARGGLRSRPAELGASRVSGLAEAGGEALRRQTLPHPLPHPGPSAPCGGVCAPQVTRARCSGNTGVCVRERKHVTPAARCVSSAAGPPVLKL comes from the exons ATGGGGCTCGGCGGCCCcgcgcgggggcgggcggcgggggggggggaaggagcgTCCTCAGGTGAGGCGGCGGCGCCCCGGGGAGCGCTCCTCGGGAGCAGCGGTCGCCCGTCCGCCCGCCCGCGGCAGCTCCTTCGCTCAGCGGCCCCGTGCCATTGTCctgcggggccggcggggcaggGCACGGCACCGCACCGCGGCGAGACCCTGCTCCCGGCCCGCCCCTCGGGCCAGGGGAAGCGGAACCGGGCCCGCCTCGGGTGGGCCCCGCCTAGGGAGTCGTGCCGTGACCCGGCGCCCGGGAGACGCCCCggagcggcggggagggcgAGGGGCGGGCTGCGCTCCCGGCCGGCGGAGCTCGGCGCTTCGCGGGTCTCCGGGCTGGCCGAGGCCGGTGGCGAAGCCCTCCGCCGGCAGACCCTTCCCCACCCTCTCCCTCACCCCGGCCCCTCCGCTCCCTGCGGCGGGGTCTGTGCCCCCCAAGTGACCCGCGCTCGGTGCAGTGGTAACACTGGAGTCTGCGTGCGGGAAAGAAAACACGTAACCCCCGCAGCCCGCTGCGTGAGCTCGGCAG CGGGCCCGCCTGTTCTCAAGCTGTAA